One genomic region from Pseudomonadota bacterium encodes:
- the purL gene encoding phosphoribosylformylglycinamidine synthase subunit PurL, protein MLARIQVGLKPSFIDSFGEQTNKRIQSDLHIAADSVRTIKVFTVDADISQDQLIEAARGPFCDPVTQDYSLSPLALDWGISFDWLIEVGFRPGVTDNEGRTSSQALELLIGRKLKQGEAVYTSVQYLVSGSLTQTDAQTIAGKLLANELIERYTIMDHDSFVRAGGLEPFAPKVMGEKEGQVVEIDLNVPDTELIRISKEGILALTLEEMKLIRGFLGSPDVVASRKKMGLSEKITDVELEALAQTWSEHCKHKIFNGDIEYTDVPNNSTSKIISLFDTYIRNPTSEIRKKMGDNDWCLSVFKDNAGVIRFNKDWSVVFKVETHNSPSALDPYGGALTGIVGVNRDPFGTGQGAKLICNTNVFCFATPFYDKPIPARLLHPKRIFEGVREGVEHGGNKSGIPTVNGSLVFDERYAGKPLVFCGTVGIMPAIVNNVPSEFKKAEAGDYIVMTGGRIGKDGIHGATFSSEELNESSPATAVQIGDPITQKKMFDCLLKARDLGLYRCITDNGAGGLSSSVGEMAEDTGGFELHIDRAPLKYSGLQPWEIFVSEAQERMTLAIAPEKLEAFLALCKKMDTEATVLGNFTDSGKFHILYNEKTIAYMDMEFVHKGLPPMQMVARWEPKTYDEPKFPDNPALGAELRSMLSRLNICSKEYVVRQYDHEVQGGSVVKPLTGLNNDGPSDAAVIRPILDSFDGLVIAHGICPRYSDIDAYHMTACAMDEAIRNAICVGANLDIMAGLDNFCWCDPILSDKTPDGPYKLAQLVRANQALAHYAKAFGVPCISGKDSMKNDYQVGDTKISIPPTLLFSVVAKIDDIRKAVTMDAKKPGDIVYVLGMTYPEIGASEYALQHNATGNSVPHVREDIAIPLYRALSEAINQGLVASCHDCSDGGLGVALAETAFAGGLGMEIDLNKIPRTDIHREDILLFSESQSRFVVTVALENIDAFKEVMGHNPWARVGFTTTVETLQMKGFKGKSVLSESLADLKEAWHKTLDF, encoded by the coding sequence ATGCTTGCACGAATTCAGGTAGGCCTGAAACCTTCTTTCATTGATTCATTCGGTGAGCAGACAAACAAGAGAATACAATCGGACCTGCACATCGCAGCCGACTCAGTCCGCACAATCAAGGTTTTCACGGTGGATGCAGACATTTCCCAGGACCAGTTGATCGAGGCGGCAAGAGGGCCTTTTTGCGATCCGGTTACCCAGGACTATTCACTGAGCCCCCTGGCGCTCGACTGGGGCATTTCCTTTGACTGGCTTATCGAAGTGGGATTTCGTCCTGGGGTCACCGACAACGAAGGCCGCACCTCATCCCAGGCGCTGGAGCTGCTCATCGGCCGAAAACTCAAACAGGGCGAGGCGGTCTATACTTCCGTACAATATCTTGTTTCAGGTTCTTTGACTCAAACCGACGCCCAAACCATTGCCGGCAAACTCCTTGCCAACGAGCTTATCGAACGCTACACCATCATGGATCACGATTCTTTTGTCAGGGCCGGGGGGCTTGAGCCTTTTGCCCCTAAGGTAATGGGAGAAAAAGAGGGACAGGTCGTGGAAATCGACCTGAATGTTCCTGACACAGAACTGATACGCATCAGTAAAGAAGGGATTCTTGCCCTCACCCTTGAAGAAATGAAACTCATCCGCGGTTTTCTTGGCTCGCCGGATGTGGTCGCCTCCAGAAAGAAGATGGGCTTAAGCGAAAAAATCACCGATGTTGAACTGGAAGCCCTTGCCCAGACCTGGTCGGAACATTGCAAGCACAAGATTTTTAACGGCGACATTGAATACACCGATGTCCCGAACAATTCCACCTCGAAAATAATCAGCCTTTTTGACACGTATATCCGCAACCCGACCAGTGAAATACGAAAAAAGATGGGCGATAACGACTGGTGCCTGTCGGTTTTCAAGGATAATGCCGGGGTTATCCGTTTCAACAAGGACTGGAGCGTGGTTTTCAAGGTTGAAACCCATAACAGTCCCTCTGCCCTTGACCCTTACGGCGGTGCGTTGACCGGTATTGTCGGCGTCAACCGCGACCCCTTTGGAACCGGCCAGGGCGCAAAGCTCATCTGCAATACCAATGTTTTCTGTTTTGCAACGCCGTTTTACGATAAACCTATTCCCGCCCGCCTGCTGCATCCGAAAAGAATTTTTGAAGGGGTGCGCGAGGGCGTTGAGCACGGCGGCAACAAAAGCGGCATTCCCACGGTAAACGGTTCCCTGGTCTTTGATGAACGTTACGCGGGCAAACCCCTGGTCTTCTGCGGCACCGTGGGCATTATGCCGGCAATTGTCAACAATGTGCCCTCTGAATTTAAAAAGGCCGAGGCCGGCGACTATATCGTCATGACCGGCGGCCGAATCGGCAAGGACGGCATTCACGGCGCAACCTTTTCATCCGAAGAACTCAATGAAAGCTCGCCGGCAACCGCAGTGCAGATCGGTGACCCGATAACCCAGAAAAAAATGTTCGACTGCCTGCTCAAAGCCCGTGATCTCGGACTCTACCGCTGCATCACCGACAATGGTGCCGGCGGCCTTTCTTCGTCCGTTGGCGAAATGGCTGAGGATACCGGCGGTTTTGAACTGCACATCGACCGGGCGCCGCTGAAATACTCCGGCCTGCAGCCCTGGGAAATTTTCGTTTCCGAAGCCCAGGAGAGAATGACCCTTGCCATCGCCCCGGAAAAGCTTGAAGCATTCCTGGCGCTGTGCAAAAAAATGGATACCGAGGCTACGGTGCTGGGTAACTTCACTGATTCCGGAAAATTTCATATTCTATATAATGAAAAGACCATTGCCTACATGGATATGGAATTTGTCCATAAAGGGCTGCCCCCCATGCAGATGGTCGCCAGGTGGGAACCAAAAACCTATGACGAACCGAAATTCCCCGACAACCCTGCCCTTGGCGCCGAACTTCGCAGCATGCTCTCACGGCTGAATATCTGCAGCAAGGAGTATGTTGTCCGGCAATACGATCACGAAGTTCAGGGCGGCAGCGTCGTTAAACCGCTTACCGGTCTCAACAATGACGGCCCAAGTGACGCGGCGGTTATCAGGCCGATACTGGATTCCTTCGACGGACTGGTCATTGCCCACGGCATCTGTCCTCGATATTCCGATATTGATGCGTATCACATGACCGCCTGTGCCATGGACGAGGCGATCCGCAACGCTATCTGCGTCGGAGCGAACCTCGATATCATGGCAGGCCTTGACAATTTCTGCTGGTGCGACCCGATTCTTTCCGACAAAACTCCTGACGGCCCGTATAAACTTGCACAGCTCGTTCGCGCCAACCAGGCTTTAGCCCACTATGCAAAGGCTTTCGGTGTGCCCTGCATTTCCGGCAAGGACAGCATGAAAAACGATTATCAGGTGGGCGACACCAAAATCTCCATTCCGCCCACCCTGCTTTTTTCCGTGGTTGCCAAGATCGACGATATAAGAAAGGCGGTGACCATGGACGCCAAAAAACCGGGTGACATCGTCTATGTCCTCGGCATGACCTATCCTGAAATCGGCGCCTCGGAATATGCCCTGCAGCATAACGCCACCGGCAACTCCGTTCCTCACGTCCGGGAAGATATCGCCATACCGTTGTATCGCGCCCTGTCAGAGGCAATCAATCAGGGTCTGGTGGCATCATGCCACGACTGCTCCGATGGCGGTCTCGGCGTCGCCCTGGCAGAAACCGCTTTTGCCGGCGGCCTCGGCATGGAAATCGACCTGAATAAAATTCCGCGCACCGATATCCACCGGGAAGACATTCTGCTGTTTTCCGAATCACAAAGCCGTTTTGTGGTGACCGTTGCCCTGGAAAACATTGATGCATTCAAGGAAGTAATGGGGCACAACCCCTGGGCGAGAGTCGGTTTCACCACCACGGTGGAGACCCTGCAGATGAAGGGTTTTAAAGGCAAATCAGTGCTGAGCGAATCCTTGGCGGACCTGAAAGAAGCGTGGCATAAGACCCTTGATTTTTAA
- a CDS encoding prepilin-type N-terminal cleavage/methylation domain-containing protein, translating into MLDHTKSNYSKGFSLIELIVVMVIIGILATQVVFSFTRPLRKVKSTALQLRSDINLARAEAANRAQAVTIDFFMGTEDGYRLCIDTGAAGCADDCPGPGCIKEVSFRREVQFYDANATNGPDRDAGVGTNRPAVGSDGVDFPLALPGVDNKFLMQPNGTASEKGAIFIYAPEAADHTVMLAVPLRVGVEDTSGRVWVEIWDRGTSSFGRK; encoded by the coding sequence ATGCTAGATCATACAAAATCGAATTATTCTAAAGGTTTTTCTCTCATAGAACTGATAGTCGTCATGGTGATTATCGGTATTCTTGCAACCCAGGTGGTTTTCAGTTTTACCAGGCCCCTTAGAAAAGTGAAGTCTACAGCCCTTCAGTTAAGGAGTGATATAAACCTTGCCCGAGCCGAGGCGGCAAACCGGGCTCAGGCTGTCACCATTGATTTTTTTATGGGCACTGAGGATGGATATCGACTGTGCATTGATACGGGAGCTGCCGGTTGTGCTGATGATTGTCCAGGTCCTGGTTGCATAAAAGAGGTTTCGTTCCGCAGAGAAGTTCAGTTCTACGATGCGAATGCGACAAACGGCCCAGACAGGGACGCCGGAGTGGGCACCAATCGCCCGGCTGTTGGCTCTGATGGTGTTGATTTTCCTCTTGCATTACCTGGGGTTGACAACAAGTTTTTGATGCAACCAAACGGCACCGCCTCGGAAAAGGGAGCAATTTTTATTTATGCCCCTGAGGCGGCAGATCACACGGTCATGCTGGCGGTTCCCCTGCGGGTTGGTGTTGAGGATACTTCAGGGCGGGTGTGGGTTGAGATCTGGGACCGGGGTACGTCAAGCTTTGGGCGTAAATAA
- a CDS encoding prepilin-type N-terminal cleavage/methylation domain-containing protein: MFGPGEIKQRNKGFTLVEMMVALFLGIIAMVGIYKTYVAYSTAADNQGQAQELQQNLRVSMAMMVRDIRMAGFDPTEIGGIGFEEATTHKIQFRMDINQDGDVADDNEDIKYFIKDIDGDGFFGLARHNVNTGVEEYINENIDPVNIIAGEYPLNFVFMEGITVLPTPVTGSDRDRIRSVEIALVLRSTNEDYSFKNTNSYNNLQGLQILPAKNDNFYRRLTTAKVNCRNMGLDD; encoded by the coding sequence ATGTTCGGACCAGGCGAGATAAAACAACGGAACAAGGGGTTTACCCTTGTCGAAATGATGGTTGCCCTTTTCCTCGGGATTATTGCCATGGTGGGCATTTATAAAACCTATGTCGCCTATAGCACTGCGGCTGACAACCAGGGCCAGGCTCAGGAATTGCAGCAGAATCTGCGGGTCAGCATGGCGATGATGGTAAGAGATATCCGCATGGCGGGTTTTGATCCTACAGAAATAGGTGGAATTGGTTTTGAAGAGGCAACCACCCATAAAATTCAATTCCGGATGGATATTAACCAGGATGGAGATGTAGCTGATGATAATGAAGACATAAAGTATTTCATTAAGGATATTGATGGAGACGGCTTTTTTGGCCTTGCCCGGCACAATGTCAATACCGGTGTGGAAGAATATATTAATGAAAATATTGATCCGGTAAACATAATTGCCGGTGAGTATCCGCTGAATTTTGTTTTTATGGAAGGGATCACGGTTCTGCCGACTCCTGTTACCGGAAGCGATCGGGATAGAATCAGGTCCGTTGAAATCGCCCTGGTTTTGAGAAGCACCAACGAGGACTATTCTTTCAAAAACACAAATTCATATAACAATCTTCAAGGTCTACAAATATTGCCTGCAAAAAATGATAATTTCTACAGACGACTGACAACCGCCAAAGTCAATTGTCGAAATATGGGACTCGATGATTAG
- a CDS encoding pilus assembly PilX N-terminal domain-containing protein — MMGARFLINNQRGSILNIALLILMTLTLVVIYMSRSTTTDVKIAANEKAERVRFYSADGGGDIGIEIFEQNVACPTGFAGSATTGAIIQGKFIVKTLDIRANIEKATGFVISDSSTRDVYWPPGSAYGDQGSTSLAFGGETFHGQGASLQMSAGYEGKGKSAASGGAHLLFDIWSQYYGLNSANAQIWLRWKHLIGQEDDCIY, encoded by the coding sequence ATGATGGGGGCGCGTTTCCTGATTAATAACCAGAGAGGATCAATACTCAATATTGCCCTGCTCATTCTTATGACATTGACTCTTGTTGTCATATACATGAGCCGGTCCACCACCACTGATGTGAAAATTGCCGCAAATGAAAAAGCCGAACGGGTCAGATTTTATAGTGCTGATGGCGGTGGGGATATTGGTATTGAAATTTTTGAACAAAATGTTGCCTGCCCCACTGGTTTCGCTGGAAGTGCCACCACGGGTGCAATTATTCAAGGGAAATTTATTGTAAAAACCCTTGATATCAGAGCGAATATCGAAAAGGCAACAGGGTTTGTAATCTCAGATTCTTCGACAAGAGATGTTTATTGGCCGCCAGGAAGTGCTTACGGGGATCAGGGGTCAACAAGTTTGGCCTTTGGCGGTGAAACATTTCATGGCCAGGGGGCTTCCCTGCAGATGTCTGCGGGCTATGAAGGAAAAGGAAAAAGCGCAGCAAGCGGTGGCGCGCATCTGTTGTTTGATATCTGGTCACAATATTATGGCTTGAATAGCGCAAATGCCCAGATCTGGCTTCGCTGGAAGCACTTGATCGGTCAAGAGGATGATTGCATCTATTGA